A single Bifidobacterium asteroides DNA region contains:
- a CDS encoding pseudouridine synthase has product MPHPYTQAIRAREQGEEGIRLQKVLAQAGFGSRRKCEQIITQGRVEVDGKLVTTLGSRVDPSHQQIRVDGSRIHLNDKHVTLALNKPRKVLSTMDDPKGRFTLRDIIGDRYERVFHMGRLDYDSEGLILMTDDGELAQHVMHPRYEVEKTYIATLSGHIGGNVCRRLVTQGVELDDGLIRLDHCAIIDHNREHTIVKVVLHSGKNRIVRRIFGAIGYPVTRLVRTQIGPIRLGEIRPGSYRVLSAAEIKALDKEVGL; this is encoded by the coding sequence ATGCCACATCCATACACACAGGCGATCAGAGCGCGCGAACAGGGGGAGGAGGGCATCCGCCTCCAGAAGGTGCTGGCCCAGGCCGGCTTCGGCTCTCGTCGCAAATGCGAGCAGATCATCACCCAGGGCAGGGTCGAGGTCGACGGCAAGCTGGTCACCACGCTGGGCAGCCGGGTGGACCCCTCCCATCAGCAGATCCGCGTGGATGGATCCCGCATCCATCTGAACGACAAGCATGTCACCCTTGCCCTGAACAAGCCGCGCAAGGTCCTCTCGACCATGGACGACCCCAAGGGCCGGTTCACCCTGCGCGACATCATCGGGGACCGTTACGAGCGCGTCTTCCACATGGGCAGGCTGGACTATGACTCAGAGGGCCTGATCCTCATGACCGACGATGGGGAGCTGGCCCAGCACGTCATGCACCCGCGCTACGAGGTGGAAAAGACCTATATTGCCACGCTCAGCGGCCACATCGGCGGCAACGTCTGCCGACGGCTGGTCACCCAGGGGGTGGAGCTGGACGACGGCCTGATCCGGCTGGACCATTGCGCCATCATCGACCACAACCGCGAGCACACCATCGTCAAGGTGGTCCTGCATTCGGGCAAGAACCGGATAGTCCGGCGCATCTTCGGCGCCATCGGCTACCCGGTGACCCGGCTGGTGCGCACCCAGATCGGCCCCATCCGGCTGGGCGAGATCCGTCCTGGCTCCTACCGGGTGCTCTCTGCAGCTGAGATCAAGGCCCTGGATAAGGAGGTCGGACTGTGA
- a CDS encoding MIP/aquaporin family protein: MTMEASAEPVLEQADGQVAAKPVRRRIRPRDVRWIRAAAELVGTFLICAVIYLSYSFGQLVMGQPSVVLPVLGTALTYLVVTAMLGGVSGGHFNPAVTVAAMFTSQISMVDGLIYIVAQVIGAIGAGALAVALVPVSKSVPDRTWLMFSVNGFSGGSPAAATLGQQHIAFGAPMAIVVELIGCMIVVAAAITTLRSDGRARRNHALYTGLAYGVGVLVTYPITCSGLNPARSTGIAIFAQSKHMAVSPISQLWLFWICPLLAASLVALVIIMTSIITDNMAMRAMGAATDAQLVVQVDADAQAQAQADAFAPGAQAQDQSAQASPAPVQTPGADTTDTAAPADTTAQTVDVSSLSDSDAEQEADAGKDAVAPANAGTIPDLQVEPLHSASETEDSDDQSEDKPTEG; encoded by the coding sequence ATGACTATGGAAGCAAGTGCTGAGCCGGTTCTCGAACAGGCCGACGGGCAGGTTGCCGCAAAGCCCGTCCGCAGGCGGATCAGGCCCCGTGATGTTCGTTGGATTCGTGCGGCCGCAGAGCTGGTGGGCACCTTCCTGATCTGCGCGGTCATCTACCTGTCCTACAGCTTCGGCCAGCTGGTCATGGGCCAGCCCAGCGTGGTGCTGCCGGTCCTGGGAACCGCCCTGACCTACCTGGTCGTTACGGCCATGCTGGGCGGCGTCTCCGGCGGCCACTTCAACCCCGCCGTGACCGTTGCCGCCATGTTCACCTCGCAGATCAGCATGGTGGACGGGCTGATCTACATCGTCGCCCAGGTGATCGGCGCTATTGGCGCCGGTGCGCTCGCCGTTGCCCTTGTGCCAGTCAGCAAGTCCGTGCCGGACAGGACCTGGCTCATGTTCTCGGTCAACGGTTTTTCAGGCGGCTCGCCCGCTGCAGCCACCCTGGGCCAGCAGCACATCGCCTTCGGGGCGCCCATGGCCATCGTGGTTGAGCTGATCGGCTGCATGATCGTGGTGGCTGCGGCCATCACCACCCTGCGCTCCGACGGCCGCGCCCGTCGCAACCATGCTCTCTATACCGGGCTGGCCTACGGCGTCGGCGTGCTGGTCACCTACCCCATCACCTGCTCGGGACTGAACCCGGCTCGTTCCACCGGTATCGCCATCTTCGCCCAGTCCAAGCACATGGCCGTCAGCCCGATCTCCCAGCTCTGGCTCTTCTGGATCTGCCCCCTGCTGGCTGCCTCTCTGGTGGCCCTGGTCATCATCATGACCAGCATCATCACCGACAACATGGCCATGCGCGCCATGGGTGCCGCCACTGATGCGCAGCTAGTTGTACAGGTGGATGCAGATGCTCAGGCACAAGCACAAGCTGATGCTTTTGCCCCCGGTGCCCAGGCTCAGGATCAATCGGCCCAGGCATCTCCTGCTCCGGTTCAAACCCCTGGTGCTGATACAACTGACACGGCCGCCCCTGCAGACACCACTGCTCAGACCGTCGATGTATCTTCTCTATCCGATTCCGATGCAGAGCAGGAGGCTGATGCTGGAAAGGATGCTGTTGCCCCAGCTAATGCAGGAACCATTCCCGATCTGCAGGTCGAGCCCCTTCATAGTGCTTCGGAAACAGAAGACAGTGATGATCAATCCGAAGACAAGCCTACTGAAGGCTGA
- a CDS encoding DUF3017 domain-containing protein: MADAAKTENPNPKPPQPPKTSGRGHPFVSEAQEGRPICEAIIFLVVLVAALVAFCGYTWAATGLVSVAALVCGALRLILKERSPWKVRSVPFDAFISIALGIGLLVTYTSIQLML; this comes from the coding sequence ATGGCAGACGCGGCTAAGACCGAAAACCCGAACCCCAAGCCCCCGCAACCGCCCAAGACTTCTGGTCGAGGCCACCCCTTCGTCTCGGAGGCTCAGGAGGGTCGCCCTATCTGCGAGGCCATCATCTTTCTCGTGGTGCTTGTCGCCGCGCTCGTGGCCTTCTGCGGATACACATGGGCCGCGACTGGACTGGTGTCCGTCGCGGCCCTGGTTTGCGGCGCCCTGCGCCTGATCCTCAAGGAACGCAGCCCCTGGAAGGTCCGGTCGGTGCCCTTCGATGCCTTCATCAGCATCGCCCTGGGCATCGGCCTGCTGGTCACCTACACCAGCATTCAGCTGATGCTGTGA
- a CDS encoding NAD-dependent succinate-semialdehyde dehydrogenase, whose protein sequence is MTYQTVNPFNNQLIKTYPDATDEDLENALARGHDLYKTWRKQEGPGDRPAQLHQVAKLFRQNEDALAANLTLDMGKLVGEARAEVELCADIADYFADHAEELLAPVPLDNPAGKAYYVKQATGIVFMVEPWNFPYYQIMRVFAPNFILGNPMILKHASNVPGSAVAFEQTVREAGAPEGSLTNLFVNYDQVDRAIADPRVSGVALTGSERGGASVAKSAGANLKKSSMELGGNDVFIVLDDADWDLLKKVAPGARLTNAGQVCTSSKRFIVTENRYDDFVSLIVDAFSHAVLGDPSNPETTLAPMCMVSARDNLAKQVETAVAGGAKVVYGNKPYDSPGAFFTPTVLTDIDRNNPVYNQEMFGPVASIYKVANEDEAIELANDSSYGLGGVVFSSDTDHADALARRIETGMTFINGGWVTMPELPFGGIKNSGYGRELYSLGFDTFANEHLIFQHKN, encoded by the coding sequence GTGACCTATCAGACAGTCAATCCTTTTAACAACCAACTGATCAAGACGTATCCAGATGCCACCGATGAAGACCTGGAGAACGCCCTGGCCCGTGGCCATGACCTTTACAAGACCTGGCGCAAGCAGGAGGGCCCGGGAGACCGTCCCGCACAACTGCACCAGGTCGCCAAGCTCTTCCGCCAGAACGAGGATGCCCTGGCAGCCAACCTGACCCTGGATATGGGCAAGCTGGTGGGCGAGGCCCGTGCCGAGGTGGAGCTGTGCGCCGACATCGCCGACTACTTCGCCGATCACGCCGAGGAGCTGCTGGCTCCCGTCCCCCTGGACAACCCCGCCGGCAAGGCCTACTACGTCAAGCAGGCCACCGGCATCGTGTTCATGGTTGAGCCTTGGAACTTCCCCTACTACCAGATCATGCGCGTGTTCGCCCCCAACTTCATTCTGGGCAACCCCATGATCCTCAAGCACGCCTCCAACGTGCCCGGCTCGGCTGTAGCCTTCGAACAGACCGTAAGAGAAGCAGGAGCCCCCGAGGGCAGCCTGACCAATCTCTTCGTCAATTATGATCAGGTGGACCGTGCCATCGCCGATCCTCGTGTCTCTGGCGTGGCCCTGACCGGATCGGAGCGCGGCGGCGCCTCGGTGGCCAAGTCGGCTGGAGCCAACCTGAAGAAGTCCTCCATGGAGCTGGGCGGCAACGACGTCTTCATCGTCCTGGATGACGCTGACTGGGATCTGCTCAAGAAGGTGGCCCCAGGCGCCAGGCTGACGAACGCCGGCCAGGTCTGCACCTCCTCCAAGCGCTTCATCGTCACGGAGAACCGCTACGACGACTTCGTCTCGCTCATCGTCGACGCCTTCTCGCACGCGGTTCTGGGCGATCCCAGCAACCCCGAAACCACGCTGGCCCCCATGTGCATGGTCTCCGCCCGCGACAACCTGGCCAAGCAGGTCGAAACGGCAGTGGCCGGTGGAGCCAAGGTCGTCTACGGTAACAAGCCCTACGATTCGCCGGGGGCCTTCTTCACCCCGACGGTTCTGACGGACATCGACCGTAACAACCCTGTCTACAACCAGGAGATGTTCGGCCCTGTGGCATCCATTTACAAGGTGGCCAACGAGGATGAGGCCATCGAGCTGGCCAACGACTCCAGCTACGGCCTGGGCGGTGTGGTCTTCTCCTCGGATACCGACCATGCGGATGCCCTGGCCCGTCGCATCGAGACCGGCATGACCTTCATCAACGGCGGATGGGTGACCATGCCCGAGCTGCCCTTCGGAGGCATCAAGAACTCCGGCTATGGCCGTGAGCTCTACAGCCTGGGCTTCGACACCTTCGCCAACGAGCACCTGATCTTCCAGCACAAGAACTGA
- the purH gene encoding bifunctional phosphoribosylaminoimidazolecarboxamide formyltransferase/IMP cyclohydrolase has protein sequence MVTTNRTINRALVSVYHKQGLEALASAFRQAGTEVVSTGSTAKKLQDLGVQVTPVEKVTGFPESLDGRVKTLDPHIHAGLLADMTNPDHVRQLKDLGIAPFDLVVVNLYPFEQTVLEGADADQCLERIDIGGPAMIRAAAKNHASVAVITDPDDYALAADRIASGTGFSLAERGRLAAKAFALTASYDAAIAEWTARTWVDDKQDKAEDQKPAQAMTRTWRLANQLRYGENPHQKAALYLDPLDRDGFAAAEHLGGAKEMSYNNYVDADSAWRSVWDFPDLPAVAVVKHSNPCGLAVGEDIAQAHRRAHACDPMSAYGGVIAANRTVTLTMAQQIKPVFTEVIVAPGYEPEALDLLRTKKNLRILSVQRRPRQRPIIRQIDGGALVQTPDLIDAPGDNPSTWRLVSGNPADQATMDDLTFAWRAIRSVKSNAVLLANQGATVGIGMGQVNRVDSSHLAVERANTLDEGRNRAKGSVAASDAFFPFADGLEYLIQAGIRAVVQPGGSIRDPEVIKAAQDADLTMYLTGTRHFFH, from the coding sequence ATGGTCACCACGAATCGAACCATCAACCGAGCGCTGGTCTCGGTCTACCACAAGCAGGGCCTTGAGGCCCTGGCATCGGCCTTCCGCCAGGCAGGCACCGAGGTCGTATCCACCGGCAGCACCGCAAAGAAGCTGCAGGATCTGGGCGTCCAGGTCACCCCGGTGGAAAAGGTCACCGGTTTCCCTGAGAGCCTTGACGGCCGGGTCAAAACCCTGGATCCGCACATCCATGCCGGGCTGCTGGCCGACATGACCAACCCCGACCATGTCCGGCAACTCAAAGACCTGGGCATAGCCCCCTTCGACCTGGTGGTGGTCAACCTCTACCCCTTCGAACAGACCGTCCTCGAGGGCGCCGACGCGGACCAGTGCCTGGAGCGCATCGACATCGGCGGCCCTGCCATGATCCGGGCCGCCGCCAAGAACCATGCCAGCGTGGCTGTGATCACCGACCCGGACGACTATGCCCTGGCCGCCGATCGCATCGCCTCCGGCACCGGTTTCAGCCTGGCTGAGCGCGGACGTCTGGCTGCCAAAGCCTTCGCTCTGACAGCCTCCTATGATGCGGCCATCGCCGAGTGGACAGCACGCACATGGGTTGACGACAAGCAGGACAAGGCAGAGGATCAGAAACCAGCACAGGCGATGACCCGCACCTGGCGTCTGGCCAACCAACTGCGCTACGGGGAGAACCCCCACCAGAAGGCCGCCCTCTACCTGGACCCGCTGGACCGGGACGGCTTCGCTGCGGCAGAGCACCTGGGCGGGGCCAAGGAAATGAGCTACAACAACTATGTGGACGCTGACTCCGCATGGCGCTCGGTCTGGGACTTCCCCGACCTGCCCGCAGTGGCCGTGGTCAAGCACTCCAACCCCTGCGGTCTGGCCGTGGGGGAGGACATCGCCCAGGCCCACCGCCGCGCCCACGCCTGCGACCCCATGAGCGCCTATGGCGGGGTCATCGCCGCCAACCGCACGGTCACCCTGACCATGGCCCAGCAGATCAAGCCGGTCTTCACCGAGGTGATTGTGGCACCAGGCTATGAGCCCGAGGCCCTGGACCTGCTGCGGACCAAGAAGAACCTGCGCATCCTGTCTGTGCAACGCCGCCCGCGTCAGCGCCCGATCATCCGTCAAATCGACGGGGGAGCCCTGGTGCAGACACCCGACCTGATCGACGCCCCGGGAGACAATCCCTCCACCTGGCGTCTGGTCTCCGGCAATCCCGCCGACCAGGCGACCATGGATGATCTGACCTTCGCCTGGCGGGCCATCCGCTCGGTCAAGTCCAACGCCGTGCTCCTGGCCAACCAGGGAGCCACCGTGGGCATCGGCATGGGCCAGGTCAACAGGGTTGACTCCAGCCATTTGGCCGTGGAGCGGGCCAACACGCTGGATGAGGGCCGCAACCGGGCCAAGGGCTCGGTGGCCGCATCCGATGCCTTCTTCCCCTTCGCCGACGGTCTGGAATATCTGATCCAGGCCGGCATCAGGGCCGTGGTGCAGCCGGGAGGATCCATCCGTGATCCCGAGGTGATCAAGGCCGCCCAGGACGCCGATCTGACCATGTATCTGACCGGGACACGCCACTTCTTCCACTGA
- a CDS encoding cell division protein PerM produces the protein MTDRVKVWLRGALEAYLAILIYTVALGACMALLLLIISIEEGGPSLSMATVALTETITLLTQGCGFTAGALTLTIIPLLLTGLLIWMIRSLVSRLGMSVGGCIAGLVVWVLCSLILMQGSQTIQVDTTPVILLRTGLVFLLGYGWAWVRSEPFRQAFTKRIKEAVPVQVRRTIRLGLTAGLILLAAMLAAGLIALIVWIVLYHGDVGRLFELTRMGTASAVTTSLASLAWLPNLIIWAASWLFGDGFKIGQLAAFTLWSGHASSLPSLPLFGLFPEPVSRQEVRLLLLNLPLLAGVVAGILLLTGPWGVRIHAAVRQAGLKSRDTAVCFLMATLAMVLAWMVALLGLALLFQLSNGALGRQRLSGVGVPIASSLRMIGTSLGVGLLGIWLLALVIAALIIIKDVLIDYLRQADTKKTSAQAENKEKHNQSRGQGRKESKATDRADTPRQVSSTRRPGK, from the coding sequence ATGACCGACAGGGTGAAAGTGTGGCTCCGGGGGGCCCTCGAGGCCTACCTAGCCATACTTATCTACACTGTCGCCCTCGGGGCCTGCATGGCCCTGCTCCTGCTCATCATCTCCATCGAGGAGGGCGGGCCTTCCCTGTCCATGGCCACCGTGGCCCTGACGGAAACCATCACCCTGCTCACCCAGGGCTGTGGGTTCACGGCAGGGGCCCTGACCTTGACCATCATTCCTTTGCTGCTGACCGGCCTGCTGATCTGGATGATCCGCTCCCTGGTCAGCCGGCTGGGCATGTCCGTCGGCGGCTGCATTGCCGGCCTGGTCGTCTGGGTGCTCTGCAGCCTCATCCTCATGCAGGGCAGCCAGACCATCCAGGTGGACACCACCCCGGTCATTCTTTTGCGGACCGGCCTGGTCTTCCTATTGGGTTACGGCTGGGCCTGGGTCCGCTCTGAACCATTCCGCCAGGCTTTCACCAAACGAATCAAAGAGGCCGTGCCCGTTCAGGTCCGCAGGACCATCCGGCTCGGGCTCACGGCCGGCTTGATCCTCTTGGCCGCCATGCTGGCCGCCGGCCTGATCGCCCTGATTGTATGGATTGTTCTCTATCACGGAGACGTGGGCCGCCTGTTCGAACTGACACGTATGGGCACCGCCTCGGCTGTAACGACCAGTCTGGCCTCCCTGGCCTGGCTGCCCAATCTGATCATCTGGGCTGCCTCCTGGCTTTTCGGTGACGGTTTCAAGATAGGCCAGCTGGCCGCCTTCACCCTCTGGTCCGGACACGCCTCAAGCCTGCCCTCGCTGCCCCTCTTCGGGCTGTTCCCGGAGCCGGTCTCCCGGCAGGAGGTTCGTCTGCTCCTGCTCAACCTGCCCCTGCTGGCCGGAGTGGTTGCGGGCATTCTGCTGCTGACCGGGCCATGGGGAGTCAGAATTCATGCTGCTGTGCGCCAAGCAGGGCTGAAGTCCCGAGACACCGCAGTCTGCTTCCTGATGGCAACCCTGGCCATGGTCCTGGCCTGGATGGTCGCCCTGCTCGGTCTTGCCCTGCTTTTCCAGCTCTCCAACGGGGCCCTGGGCCGCCAGCGACTGTCCGGAGTGGGCGTGCCCATAGCCTCCTCCCTGCGCATGATCGGGACCTCCCTGGGGGTCGGCCTGCTGGGAATATGGCTGCTGGCACTCGTCATCGCCGCCCTGATCATCATCAAGGACGTCCTGATTGACTATCTGCGTCAGGCAGACACCAAAAAGACTTCCGCCCAGGCGGAAAACAAGGAAAAACACAACCAATCACGCGGTCAGGGGAGAAAGGAGTCCAAGGCAACCGACCGAGCAGACACACCACGACAGGTCTCGTCCACCCGCAGACCAGGCAAGTAG
- the sucD gene encoding succinate--CoA ligase subunit alpha has protein sequence MTLFVEDGAPVMVQGMTGRQGMVHTARMMVAGTNIQAGVNARKAGITVDFDGPDGQARQVPVYADCAAARQATGARTSVVFVPPKFAKDAMVEAIEAGITLIVVITEGIPVADTAYCVALARERGCRIVGPNCPGLMTMSDRPNGVGADLGIIPQGIAGRGPLGLVSKSGTLTYQLMGELSSIGFTACLGIGGDPIVGTTMLEALQAFNRDPETKACVMIGEIGGSAEQEAARWASTHMTKPIVAYIAGFTAPEGKQMGHAGAIISGGKGTAADKKEVLESVGIQVGTTPGETARLTLDLLREHAII, from the coding sequence ATGACCCTCTTCGTTGAAGACGGCGCCCCCGTCATGGTTCAGGGCATGACCGGTCGCCAGGGCATGGTCCACACGGCCCGCATGATGGTGGCAGGCACCAACATCCAGGCTGGGGTCAACGCCCGCAAGGCCGGAATCACAGTCGACTTTGACGGCCCTGACGGCCAGGCTCGTCAAGTGCCCGTCTACGCCGATTGCGCAGCAGCGCGGCAGGCGACCGGGGCTCGTACCTCCGTGGTCTTCGTCCCGCCCAAATTCGCCAAGGACGCCATGGTCGAGGCCATCGAGGCCGGCATCACCCTGATCGTGGTCATCACCGAGGGCATTCCCGTGGCCGACACCGCTTACTGCGTGGCCCTGGCCAGGGAACGTGGCTGCCGCATCGTCGGCCCCAACTGCCCAGGACTGATGACCATGTCCGACCGGCCCAACGGCGTCGGCGCAGACCTGGGCATCATCCCGCAGGGCATCGCCGGTCGCGGCCCGCTGGGGCTGGTCTCCAAGTCCGGCACCCTGACCTACCAGCTCATGGGGGAGCTGTCCTCCATCGGCTTCACCGCCTGCCTGGGCATCGGCGGCGACCCCATTGTGGGCACCACCATGCTGGAGGCCCTGCAGGCCTTCAACCGCGATCCCGAGACCAAGGCCTGCGTCATGATCGGCGAAATCGGCGGTTCGGCTGAACAGGAGGCCGCCCGCTGGGCCTCCACCCACATGACCAAGCCCATCGTGGCCTATATCGCCGGCTTCACCGCCCCAGAGGGCAAGCAGATGGGCCACGCCGGAGCCATCATCTCGGGCGGCAAGGGCACAGCTGCAGACAAGAAGGAAGTGCTTGAGTCCGTCGGCATCCAGGTGGGCACTACACCCGGCGAGACCGCCCGGCTGACACTCGACCTGCTACGGGAGCATGCCATCATATGA
- the sucC gene encoding ADP-forming succinate--CoA ligase subunit beta, whose protein sequence is MDLYEYQARQLLAEHGISQPRAVYASTAEEAGQAADVIGYPCMIKGQATIGHRGQAGAVKRAENHDQAVALAEAILPMNIDGHPVSGILVTEARNILHEYYLSISVDRTSRDYDVLATASGGTEVETIAREHPGSVRRLHIGPLEDFERQAARTMAERIGFYHADLEQAAQILLGMWHTFQDSDATLVEINPLAKVGDPDDEATKHLDALDAKISLDGNAAFRHDGWKRFTDPAQVDPLEAKAKAAGLHYVHLDGQVGVIGNGAGLVMSSLDAVAGSGQRQGLPIGPANFLDIGGGASPEVMRTSLDVVLSDPKVRSVMVNVYGGITSCQQVAQGILAAVNAAGEQDQNDDRPIVVRFDGNEAAEGLDLLAKAQEPRLKVARTMEEAADQAVALAAQAGKETGR, encoded by the coding sequence ATGGATTTGTACGAATACCAGGCCAGGCAGCTGCTCGCTGAACATGGCATCTCCCAACCCAGGGCCGTCTATGCCTCAACCGCAGAAGAGGCCGGCCAGGCAGCCGACGTCATCGGCTACCCCTGCATGATCAAGGGCCAGGCCACCATTGGCCATAGGGGACAGGCCGGAGCCGTCAAGAGAGCCGAGAATCACGATCAGGCCGTAGCCTTGGCCGAGGCCATCCTGCCCATGAACATCGATGGCCATCCGGTCAGCGGGATCCTGGTCACCGAGGCACGCAACATCCTGCACGAGTACTACCTGTCCATCTCGGTGGACCGCACCTCCCGGGACTACGATGTCCTGGCCACGGCCAGCGGCGGCACCGAGGTGGAGACCATCGCCCGCGAGCATCCCGGATCGGTCCGGCGCCTGCACATCGGCCCCCTGGAGGATTTCGAGAGGCAGGCCGCCCGCACCATGGCCGAGCGCATCGGCTTCTACCATGCCGATCTGGAGCAGGCCGCGCAGATACTTCTGGGCATGTGGCACACCTTCCAGGACAGCGACGCGACCCTGGTCGAGATCAACCCCCTGGCCAAGGTGGGCGACCCGGACGACGAGGCCACCAAGCACCTGGACGCCCTCGATGCCAAGATCTCCCTGGACGGGAATGCGGCCTTCCGGCACGACGGCTGGAAACGGTTCACGGACCCGGCGCAAGTCGACCCTCTGGAAGCCAAGGCCAAGGCCGCTGGCCTGCACTACGTCCATCTGGACGGCCAGGTGGGCGTCATCGGCAACGGCGCAGGACTGGTCATGAGTTCCTTGGACGCGGTTGCCGGGTCAGGACAGCGTCAGGGCCTTCCTATCGGACCCGCGAACTTCCTCGACATCGGCGGCGGAGCCTCTCCTGAAGTCATGCGCACCAGCCTGGACGTGGTCCTCTCCGACCCCAAGGTCCGTTCGGTCATGGTCAATGTCTATGGAGGCATCACCTCCTGCCAGCAGGTGGCCCAGGGCATCCTGGCAGCCGTGAACGCTGCGGGCGAGCAAGATCAGAACGACGACCGGCCCATCGTGGTCCGCTTCGACGGCAATGAGGCTGCCGAGGGACTGGACCTGCTGGCCAAGGCCCAAGAGCCTCGGCTCAAGGTGGCCCGCACCATGGAGGAGGCGGCGGACCAGGCCGTGGCCCTGGCCGCCCAGGCAGGAAAGGAGACGGGACGATGA
- a CDS encoding adenine phosphoribosyltransferase encodes MAQSDDIKVGELKQVGDDDAAYLISLIRTIPDFPKKGILFRDFIPAMSDPRGLAIILDAMKRTLPVKPEDFDLVAGLEARGFLIGPQLATDLGKGFLPMRKAGKLPEPTYSQEYALEYGNARIEIEQGSLRPGQRVLIVDDLIATGGSAQAAARLVEQAGGQVAGFSFVMELNGLDGRKALGAYPVTCLMNMPA; translated from the coding sequence ATGGCTCAATCGGACGATATCAAGGTTGGAGAACTTAAGCAGGTGGGCGATGATGACGCCGCTTATCTGATCTCATTGATCCGTACCATTCCGGACTTTCCCAAGAAGGGGATCCTTTTCAGGGACTTCATCCCCGCCATGTCGGATCCCAGAGGGTTGGCCATCATCCTCGACGCCATGAAGCGCACCCTGCCCGTCAAGCCGGAGGACTTCGACCTGGTGGCCGGGCTTGAGGCACGCGGCTTTCTGATCGGCCCCCAGCTGGCCACCGATCTGGGCAAGGGCTTCCTGCCCATGCGCAAGGCCGGCAAGCTTCCCGAGCCCACCTACAGCCAGGAGTATGCCCTCGAATACGGCAACGCCCGCATCGAAATCGAGCAGGGCTCCCTGCGCCCTGGCCAGCGGGTCCTGATTGTCGACGACCTGATCGCCACCGGCGGTTCCGCCCAGGCAGCAGCGCGTCTGGTGGAGCAGGCCGGGGGCCAGGTGGCTGGTTTCAGCTTCGTCATGGAGCTCAACGGTCTGGACGGTCGCAAGGCCCTGGGTGCCTACCCGGTCACCTGCCTGATGAACATGCCTGCCTGA
- a CDS encoding preprotein translocase subunit YajC: protein MGSMIFMIVIIALMIAMMWGSSRKSKQQQAAVQDFRQSLQPGDEVATTTGFLGKVVSVDLEKEQVVIDSEGSQSRWRIQAITKPPIVPAYIHDDEVDENGNPLPENADAPAEVTAAEEDDNASGNADGEETAADDAAAQNSAASEGKDDAEAKSDTQPDPEDESDKEETAEKSDDTDESDTSKASKTSDSTSAKS from the coding sequence ATGGGATCCATGATTTTCATGATCGTCATCATCGCCCTGATGATCGCCATGATGTGGGGAAGCTCCCGCAAGAGCAAGCAGCAGCAGGCCGCGGTCCAGGACTTCCGCCAGTCCCTGCAGCCCGGTGACGAGGTAGCCACCACCACAGGCTTTCTGGGCAAGGTCGTCTCTGTGGATCTGGAGAAGGAACAGGTGGTCATCGACTCCGAGGGTTCGCAGTCCCGCTGGCGCATCCAGGCCATCACCAAGCCGCCCATCGTCCCGGCCTACATCCACGATGACGAGGTTGACGAAAACGGCAACCCCCTGCCCGAGAATGCAGATGCGCCCGCCGAGGTCACCGCCGCTGAAGAAGACGACAACGCCAGCGGCAATGCCGACGGTGAGGAAACCGCCGCCGATGATGCTGCCGCCCAAAACTCTGCCGCCTCAGAAGGCAAGGATGATGCCGAGGCTAAGTCGGATACCCAGCCGGATCCTGAAGACGAATCGGACAAGGAAGAGACTGCGGAGAAGTCCGACGACACTGACGAATCGGATACGTCCAAGGCTTCCAAGACTTCGGATTCGACTTCCGCCAAGTCCTGA